Genomic DNA from Panthera uncia isolate 11264 chromosome E3, Puncia_PCG_1.0, whole genome shotgun sequence:
GAGGTAGGGTTAAGTAGGCGGTTCAGAAGAGAACTTTGAAGGCTGGGAATACCTGCCTGGGGAATGGGAGAAGGGCTTTTGCATAATCAGCAGGACAGTGACTTAATGAGCTGGATGAGTCAGGGAGACCATGATCTGGAGGAGTCTTTCACATCGCCCGCCTTCCTGGACACAGGGAAAATGTGTTCCGGCAAGACCGGGGGGCCCGGCCAGATGCCACCAAAGTGCTTATCATCATCACTGACGGGGAAGCCACTGACTCAGATCAGAACATTGACTCAGCCAAAGACATCATCCGCTACATCATTGGGGTACGGACCCTGGCCCCTGGCTTgtcccctctttcctctcctgttCCTGAACCCCCACTCCCCTTTCTCCTTGGGGCCAGGGCTTtgtgaaaatattagaaaattggTCTGTGATTCTGGGAACGCCAGCTTTCCACTCTTTACTCCCTCACAGATCGGAAAGCATTTTGAAACCAAGGAAAGTCAGGAAACGCTCCACAAGTTTGCCTCAAAACCTGCAAAGGAGTTTGTAAAGATTCTGGCCACGTTCGAGAAGCTTAAAGATCTGTTCACTGAGCTGCAAAAGAAGATCTATGCCATTGAGGGTGAGTGGCAGACCCGGGGAGAGAGAGTCTGGGAAGTTGTTTACAGAAACACTTCTGGGACATCAGACTAGAGACACAGTAATAATAATGAGCGCTTATGGAGTATCTAACGCTGTGTCAAGAGCTCTCCTGGAATAGGACCTCAGGAGGAAATTTAGGAGAGGATGCTTTAAGGACcagcctctgtttccctctgaaATTCCATCTTCTTTGGAAAGCTCAGCTTGGTCTGGGGTGGAGCGAGAATTGACCTCTATTTTGCTGGTGTCAACCGAGGGCTCTGGAAAGACTATAATTCCGCCCCCTCCTCTGCCAGCTCCCTCATTTTTACTTATCTTCAAATTACTTAAGACAGGCAAGTGGACAGCGGCTGAGCACAGGGAGCCCATGGGCCCTCTTGGCCCAGAATAAAAGGTTATGACTGTAGCCTCTGGATAGAACACTTGCCTTGGAAGGGTAATTCCCCAGGAATCCTAGTCTGCTGAAAGGTACATGATTCTTTCTGGGAAGGCCCCTTTGCTAGGACACAGGCTCGGTGTTCAGTTCAGTTGAAGAAGCAATGGTATATacgatttttaaaatatttatttatttttgagagacagagtgagacagagcacgagcaggggaggggcagagagagaaggagacacagaatctgaagcagcctccaggctctgagtaaggcgtcagcccagagcctgacgcgaggcttgaacccacgaaccgtgagatcatgacctgagccgaagtcaggcgctcagccgactgagccacccaggctccccgaagcTATGTATATATAACGGGATTGGGTAGACCACTCAAGAATCCACTCTgtcggggggcctgggtggctcagttagttaagtgtctgactctggattttgactcaggtcacgatcatgagtttgagcccctcatcaggctccaggctaacagtgtggagcctgcttcggattctctctcttcccctctctctctctctctctctctgcccctccctactctttctctctctctctcaaaataaataaataaacttaaaaaaaataaaaaagaatccgTTCTGCctatgctgtgtgacctcagccaGGTCAGTTTCTCTCCCTGAGGCTCTTTCTCTGCTGAATGGGGATAATACCAATCTCACAGCACTGGAAGGTTTAACTGTTGGTttagtttcctaaggctgctgtaacagagtaccaaaaactgagtggcttaaagcaacagaaatttaccgtcttgcagttctggaggccagaagtcagaaaTGAAGTGTTCGGCAGGGGCGTGCTCTTTCTGATGGTTCTAGGAGAGAGTGCTTCCTTGCCTCTCCTAACTTCCAGTGTTCGCCCACAGTCCCTAGCATCCCTTGGCTTGTAGCTGCATCCCTCCTGCCACctggccatcttctctctgtgtgtgtctgtctctctgtgtccaaatttccctttttcataaggacaccagtcatattggatcaaGGCCTACCCCGATGACTTCATTTTAGTTTAATTAcactgcaaagaccctatttccagacaaggccacattctgaagtactaggGGTTAGAAcgtgaaaatatctttttttacaGAACACAGTTCAGGCTCTAACCACTGCTTAGCAAAGTGCTTGGTACCTCGTAGGCTGTGTACAAATCGAGCTCTGATCCCCTATCCTGGCCTGCCTTTCCTCATGCTCcagatcatattttattttattttattttattctattctattctattctatcttcttttattttattattattttttttaatcctaaagcTGTTTGTTGGGATAGTTCCCCACTCATGTTGACTCGGGGCTTTTAGTGCTGCTTCCATCTGAAGGAGCATCCTTCCGTGAGCCTTGCTTGTCCTTCTGTCGGCTGGCACAGGACGGTGGAGCAGCCCCCAGACAGCACCACGGTCTGCACGTGGCTGAACATGGTCGTGAGTTTGTAGCGTCCTGGGCACTTCACGCCCGTGAAGTAGGAGTTGGggctcttcctctcctcctcttccggGGACGGGGGCAGGAGGTCCTTCGCGAGAGGCATGTTCTCTTGGGCAGGTCAGCACTGCCAGAAAGTCTCCAGATCGTATTTCAGATGTCACTGCCCCTGACAAGCTCTCACTGAACTCGAGTCTAGGTTGGGTGTCGCGGTAACGGCTGTGTGTTCCCTATCCTGGCCCCCGAGACTTCCGTTGTATTGAATCATCCGCTCCGTGTCTGCCTCCCACGCCACACTGTGAGGTCTGTCATGGCAAGCGTTGTGTCTGCCTTTTGACCGTTGTATCCATGGCACCAAATATATAGTTGttctaaacatttattaagagtgAATGAACAAATCTTCACAGTAATCAGTGCGTTTCTTGAAAGCTTACAGGTAATAGACAGTTTATCTGTACCATTTAATTCATCGCTCTCAGGAGCCTTGCAAGGCTGGTGGGATGATTTTCATTGTATTAATTCATGCTTGCACCAACCAGGTACCGGGGGCCGTGAGCAAGGCACTCAGGGGTAGTGTCAACATGGAGCTCGTATTCGGGTtggataaacaaaaaaaaacccaaacaggatAATTAGAGATGATGATAAgtgttataaagaaaatgaatacgtTGGATAGAAAGGTttatgggggagtggggggagccaCTATAGATAGGCTTTTCAAGGAAGGCCTTTCTagatgcctttttgttttctttaatggagGTGAAATTCACTCTGAGATGACATTTGAGCCAAGACACGAAAGATGAGAATCAAACAGCCATGTGAGGAATGTGGGCAAAGAGCCTTATCATCAGCTCAGGGGCccggaggtgggggatgggcaggcaAGCTGGAGGAACAGAAAAAGGTCACGGTGATAGC
This window encodes:
- the LOC125928081 gene encoding 40S ribosomal protein S27-like; translation: MPLAKDLLPPSPEEEERKSPNSYFTGVKCPGRYKLTTMFSHVQTVVLSGGCSTVLCQPTEGQARLTEGCSFRWKQH